In Actinomyces radicidentis, one genomic interval encodes:
- the malQ gene encoding 4-alpha-glucanotransferase, giving the protein MTQPTTTHEPAGERLRALAEAHGVLTEYWDFHGNLASPSRQTLTAVLGALGVPAVTDEEIESSLREVELAPWRRALPQTVVVRGGVTSPVVVHCPDGAAVTVTAELEDGTRRGLAQGEDGTPARDVDGTWTGQATFLIPDDLPLGWHELVAEVGPAQGRGASTCRVPLAVTPDRLELPAALGERGWGAMAQLYSVRSRGSWGVGDADDLTELVSFLGDEGADFLLINPLHAAEPTGAMTPSPYLPVTRRFVNPIYIRPENVPEVARLSGPKRSLVQWAFEEVAEQDLSSAPIDRDAAWKAKREALEVVFDAGRSRARQRDLDRFRAEQGEGLERFALWSALTEKYGAGAEWPEELRDPASPAVAAQARELEDRIDFYAWLQWVVDEQLGRAQAEAVASGMALGVMDDLAVGVHPRGADVWSDPEAFAQGIEVGAPPDMYNQLGQNWSQRPWSPTHLAETAYAPLRDMARTALRHAGALRVDHVIGLFRLWWIPAGMGAHEGAYVRYDHEAMVGVVLLEAHRAGAVIIGEDLGTVEPWVRDYLASRGVLGTSVLWFENQEDGWPRYPDAYRRMSLATVTTHDLPPTAGYLADEHVDLRERLGLLTEPVEQVRAEARIERERMLARLREHGLLGDEPSEREIVEALHRYVLRTPAVLTAVALVDGVGERRAQNQPGTDQEYPNWKMPLTDSAGDVVLVEDLPANARLESLLAAVRDEVGQDRRA; this is encoded by the coding sequence ATGACCCAGCCCACCACCACCCACGAGCCCGCCGGCGAGCGACTCCGCGCCCTCGCCGAGGCCCACGGCGTCCTCACCGAGTACTGGGACTTCCACGGCAACCTCGCCTCCCCGTCGCGCCAGACCCTCACGGCCGTCCTCGGCGCCCTCGGCGTCCCCGCAGTCACCGACGAGGAGATCGAGTCCTCCCTCCGCGAGGTCGAGCTCGCCCCCTGGCGCCGCGCCCTGCCCCAGACCGTCGTCGTCCGCGGCGGCGTCACCAGCCCCGTCGTCGTCCACTGCCCTGACGGCGCCGCCGTCACCGTCACCGCCGAGCTCGAGGACGGCACCCGCCGCGGCCTCGCCCAGGGCGAGGACGGGACCCCCGCCCGCGACGTCGACGGCACCTGGACCGGCCAGGCCACCTTCCTCATCCCCGACGACCTCCCGCTCGGATGGCACGAGCTCGTCGCCGAGGTCGGCCCGGCCCAGGGTCGCGGGGCGAGCACCTGCCGCGTGCCGCTCGCCGTCACCCCCGACCGCCTCGAGCTGCCCGCCGCCCTCGGTGAGCGCGGCTGGGGCGCCATGGCCCAGCTCTACTCCGTGCGCTCGCGCGGCTCCTGGGGCGTCGGCGACGCCGACGACCTCACGGAGCTCGTCTCCTTCCTCGGCGACGAGGGAGCTGACTTCCTCCTCATCAACCCCCTCCACGCCGCAGAGCCGACCGGCGCGATGACGCCGTCGCCCTACCTGCCGGTGACGCGACGCTTCGTCAACCCGATCTACATCCGCCCCGAGAACGTCCCCGAGGTCGCCCGCCTCTCCGGCCCCAAGCGCTCCCTCGTCCAGTGGGCCTTCGAGGAGGTCGCCGAGCAGGACCTCTCCAGCGCCCCCATCGACCGCGACGCCGCCTGGAAGGCCAAGCGCGAGGCCCTCGAGGTCGTCTTCGACGCCGGTCGCTCCCGCGCCCGCCAACGCGACCTCGACCGCTTCCGCGCCGAGCAGGGCGAGGGACTCGAGCGCTTCGCCCTGTGGTCCGCCCTCACGGAGAAGTACGGCGCCGGCGCCGAGTGGCCCGAGGAGCTGCGTGACCCCGCGAGCCCGGCGGTCGCCGCCCAGGCCCGCGAGCTGGAGGACCGCATCGACTTCTACGCCTGGCTCCAGTGGGTCGTCGACGAGCAGCTCGGCCGCGCCCAGGCCGAGGCCGTCGCCTCCGGCATGGCCCTCGGCGTCATGGACGACCTCGCCGTCGGCGTCCACCCGCGCGGCGCCGACGTCTGGTCCGACCCCGAGGCCTTCGCCCAGGGCATCGAGGTCGGCGCCCCGCCGGACATGTACAACCAGCTCGGCCAGAACTGGTCCCAGCGCCCCTGGAGCCCCACCCACCTCGCCGAGACGGCCTACGCGCCCCTGCGTGACATGGCCCGCACGGCGCTCCGCCACGCCGGCGCGCTGCGCGTCGACCACGTCATCGGCCTGTTCCGCCTGTGGTGGATCCCCGCCGGCATGGGCGCGCACGAGGGCGCCTACGTCCGCTACGACCACGAGGCCATGGTCGGCGTCGTGCTCCTCGAGGCCCACCGCGCCGGCGCCGTCATCATCGGCGAGGACCTCGGCACCGTCGAGCCGTGGGTGCGCGACTACCTCGCCAGCCGCGGCGTGCTCGGCACCTCCGTCCTCTGGTTCGAGAACCAGGAGGACGGCTGGCCGCGCTACCCCGACGCCTACCGCCGGATGTCGCTCGCGACCGTCACCACCCACGACCTGCCGCCGACCGCCGGGTACCTCGCCGACGAGCACGTCGACCTGCGCGAGCGCCTCGGCCTGCTCACCGAGCCCGTCGAGCAGGTGCGCGCCGAGGCCCGCATCGAGCGCGAGCGCATGCTGGCCCGCCTGCGCGAGCACGGCCTCCTCGGCGACGAGCCCTCCGAGCGCGAGATCGTCGAGGCCCTCCACCGCTACGTCCTGCGCACCCCCGCCGTGCTCACGGCCGTCGCGCTCGTGGACGGCGTCGGCGAGCGCCGTGCGCAGAACCAGCCCGGCACGGACCAGGAGTACCCGAACTGGAAGATGCCGCTGACCGACTCGGCGGGCGACGTCGTCCTCGTCGAGGACCTGCCCGCCAACGCCCGCCTCGAGTCCCTCCTCGCCGCCGTCCGCGACGAGGTCGGCCAGGACCGGCGCGCCTGA
- a CDS encoding PTS sugar transporter subunit IIA: MSLTVQAPLAGTVIDLEQVPDQVFAGRFVGPGTAIEPDRSAGEVTAVAPVAGTVAKVHPHAFVIAVDDGRGVLVHLGLDTVGLKGEGFTVHVGDGDRVAAGDAIVTWNPSDVADHGLSPVVPVIALDAAEEEVAVTATGAVQQGDEVLSWG; this comes from the coding sequence ATGAGCCTGACCGTCCAGGCGCCCCTCGCCGGGACGGTCATCGACCTCGAGCAGGTCCCCGACCAGGTCTTCGCGGGTCGCTTCGTCGGCCCGGGCACCGCCATCGAGCCGGACCGCTCCGCGGGCGAGGTCACGGCCGTCGCCCCGGTCGCGGGCACGGTCGCCAAGGTCCACCCGCACGCCTTCGTCATCGCCGTCGACGACGGTCGCGGCGTCCTCGTCCACCTCGGGCTCGACACGGTCGGCCTCAAGGGCGAGGGCTTCACCGTCCACGTCGGGGACGGGGACCGGGTCGCCGCCGGCGACGCGATCGTCACCTGGAACCCGTCCGACGTCGCCGACCACGGCCTGAGCCCGGTGGTGCCGGTCATCGCGCTCGACGCCGCCGAGGAGGAGGTCGCCGTCACCGCCACGGGCGCGGTCCAGCAGGGCGACGAGGTCCTCAGCTGGGGCTGA